The Labrys wisconsinensis nucleotide sequence CGCTCCCAGCGCGACACCGTGCCCTGGCTGACGCCGACGAGCTCGGCGAGATGGCTCTGCTTCATGCCGCGCAGGCGCCGCAGCCGCCGCAACGCCGGGCCGGGATGGGGCGTTGCGGCGCCATCCCGCCGGATCGGCAGCGACGGCGCCGGTCCGCTCATGGCCGCGCGGGGATCGCCAGGCCGCGCTGCACCGCAGGCCGCGCCAGGCAGCGCTCGAGCCAGGCCGGCACGCGCTTCAGCGTGTCGAACTCGACGAGGTTGCCGGCGCCATAGAAGCCGATCAGGTTGCGCACCCAGCCGAGGAGCGAGATGTCGGCGATGGTGTAGTCTTCGCCCATGATCCAGTCGCGGCCCTCCAGCCGCGTCTCCAGCACGCCGAGCAGGCGCTTGGATTCGGCCTGGTAGCGCTGCAGCGGCCGCTTGTCCTCGATCTCCCGGCCGGCGAACTTGTAGAAGAAGCCGACCTGGCCGAACATCGGTCCCACCGCCGCCATCTGGAAGAACACCCACTGGATGGTCTCGTAGCGCCGTGCCGGGTCGGCCGACATGAGCTGGCCGGTCTTCTCGGCGAGATAGACCAGGATCGCGCCGGATTCGAACAGCCCGAGCGGCTTGCCGCCGGGGCCGTCGGGATCGATGATGGCCGGGATCTTGCCGTTCGGGTTGAGGGAGAGGAACTCGGGGGTCCAGCTCTCGTTCTTGCCGATGTCGATGGTGTGCGGCTCGTAGGGCAGCCTGATCTCCTCCAGCGCGATCGAGACCTTGACGCCGTTGGGCGTCGGCAGGGAATAGAGCTGCAGCCGGTCGGGGTGCTGGGCCGGCCAGCGCCGGGTGATCGGGAAAGCGGACAGGTCTGACATCGAAGGCTCCTCGGCGCGATCGCCTGCTCCGGCTTGGCTCAATCGCCGCCGCGGCGCAAGCATCGCCGTCGTCACAGGGCGGTGAGCGGCGCCGGCTCAGCCGCCGTCGAGCGGCCGGGGCGCACCGGCCGTGCCGGGCACGGCCGAGGTCCGGTTCATCACCTCGTCGATCCGGTCGCGGCGGCGCTTGAACTGCTCGAGCGCGGCATCGGCGAGGTCCATGGTCTGCGGCAGCTTGATGCGCATGGGGTCGACGAAATTGCCGTTGATCTTCACCTCGTAATGCACGTGCGGCCCGGTGGAAAAGCCGGTCATGCCGATATAGCCGACGATCTGGCCCATCTTGACCCGCTTGCCGACGACGATGCCGGGACCGAAGCCGCCCATGTGCGAATAGGTCGTGACATAGCCGTTGGCGTGCTGGACCTCGACATGGCGCCCGTAGCCGCCGGTGGTGGTGATCTTCACCACCATGCCGTCGCCCGTCGCACGGATCGGCGTGCCGAGCTTGTCGGCGATGTCGACACCGGTATGCATGCGGCCGACGCCGAAGATCGGGTGCCGGCGATAGCCGAAGGGCGAGGTGATCACGCCGGCCTCGAGCGGCTTGCGCAGCAGCAGCCGGTGGATGGAGTGGCCGTCCTCGTCGAAGAAATCGCCGCTCTCCTGGCCGGCCGGCCTGTACCAGTAGCACCGCCTCAACTCGCCGCCGACGCCGAGCGCGGCATAGCGGATGCCTTCATGGCCGCTGCCCTCCTGGTAGAACAGCTCCATGGTGTCGCCGGGCCGGACCGGGGCCGAGAGATCGGTGACATCGGCGAAGGCGCGCACGAGATCCGGGATGACGGCCTCCGGCACCTGCTGCTTGAGGGCGGTCTCGTAGATCGACTGGTAGAGGCTCATGGTCGTGGCGTCGCCCGCGGCCACCGCATCGCCGCCGTCGTCGGGATTGACGCCGGGCGCCTGCACCTCGACGAAGCCGCCATCGTCGGCGAGCGCCACCGCGCCCTCGATGGCATCGCCCGTATAGACCGCCACCCGCACGGGGCGACGCGGCTCTCCGGGGCCCGGTGCCACGATCGCGACGCGCAGCCGCTGCCCCTCCTGGAGGTTGCCGGCGTCGCCGAGGGCCGTGGCGGCGGCCTTGGCGTCGTCCGGCGAGGAGCCGAGCCGCTGCAGGATCGAGGCCAGCGTCTCCCCCGCCTTGACCGGCACGGTCGTCTCCGAGGACGAGAGGCTCTCGGCCGAAGGGGTCTTGCCGACCTGAGTGACGTTCTCGGGGGCGATGCGGATGTCGATGGTCGAGGAATCCGCCGCATCCGGCGGTGCATAGGCGAGGCTGTCCGGCGCATCGTCCTGCTGGGCCAGGAACTGCGGCGGGAAGGCGGCGGGGCCGGCGTCGCCGTCGGCGCTCGCCGCCGCTCGCGCTCCGGCGGCGACCTGATCCGCCGTCAGGGTCGGGCCGCTGTCCGGTCCGACCGGCTCGTCGCCGATCGGGTGGGTCTTGATCGACACCTCGCCCTCGTCCGGATCCGGCGCTGGCGTCGCCGCAGCCGGCTCGGGATCGGGGTTGCGGTTGATCGAGGCGAAGGACGGCACCCGTGAAGCCTCCTCGCCGTGCTGGAGCACCAGATTGGCGATCACCCGCGAGAACGGCTCGACCTTGATGACCTCGTGGTCGCCGAGCTTGGTGGCGGTCGACAGCCGCAGCACCTGGTGGCCGCTGGCGGCGTCGTAGGTCTGCAGGAGCTTATCGCCCATGCGCGCCACATTGGCGCCGGTCGCCGCCGCGTCGATCGGCGGCGGGCTGGCGAATTGCGGCCGCGAGACCGTCGTGCCCTGGTCGCTCGTGCTGACGACGACGGCCGTCATCAGGCCCGCGCCTGTCGATCCCGCCAGGATCGTCGCCGCCAGCCAGCGCAGGTTGATCGCCCGCTTGGCCGGCGCCGAGCCCTGGCCGACATAGAGCGGGGGCTCGCTTCCCCACCGATGCGGCGGCGGCTGGAGCGAAACGCTGCCCGCATTGCCGTCGAGGCTGGAGAAGGTGTGCTGGGCGCGCAAGACCGCTCCGACGAAGAACAGGCGGCGGACAAATGCCCACCGGTGGATGCGCCCCCAAGCGCCCACGCTGATCGCCCATCCCTGCGACGAAGATGTGGCGCAGCGCGTTTCGATAGCCGAGGAGGCCCCCCGCCGCAACAAATGTCGGGTCACATTTTGCAAGTCCGGCGGGCGGCGCCTCGCAATCCGCCGCCTAAGCCTTTGGCAGGACACCGTTTCCGGCGCTGCGCACCGCAGGCGCCGTCTCGGGCGCGTCCCGGTGGCCGGTCCCGGCCGAAATCCCTGCGCAGGCCCACGGCATGCAGCGGCGGCGATTCGTATCGGGCGCCGGGATCCGGGGAACTGCCGGTTGCATGGCGACGCAGCGTCGCCTGCGCCCCCGCCGGCCGGGGCGAGGCAAAATCCGGTCGTCGAAGCGGCGCGGCGCGGTATCGCCCGGCCATTCGTGCGGGAAGACGCGCATTCGCCGCGGCCGCGGCATCTGCAATACCAGAGCATACTGTCGAATCCGGCGCGAATGCCTGTCGAGATGGACGGTTTCGGTGGGCCTGGCTGCTCCGTTGCGCGACATTCACGCAATACCCTTACGTCAATAAGTCCGGTTGAATGCAAGCAATGCCTACAAGCTCGGCCGGAAGCACGGCGCGCCGAGGGCAAGTGTTCCCTGTGTTACACCCGCGTTACAGGTTTTGCCGGCGTGTGCCCGATCGCACAGTATGGCCAAGACGAATGGGTTATTGACGGTATATTGATGGCGTCGCGGCGCATGGCTCGCCGCTACGCTTCCCGGGGGGAGGAAGGCCATGATCGATTCAGCGTCTCTTGATGCGATCGCCGAGGATGCCGACGAGGTCGGAGAGGCTATGGCGCAGCTGCATCGCGCCTATCTCGTCTCGATCCGCCAGCATCGGGACCTTGTCGGCGACCTGCACGCCACGCTGCTGCGCCTCGAGGCTGCGCTCGACGCGGCTTCGATCGACCCGGGCGAGCGCCAGGCGCTCACCGCCGGGATCGAGAAGCATGTCGACACGGCGCGGGCCATCGTCTCTCGCATCGACGGCGCCCTGGTTTCCGCGGCCGTCGGCCCGACCGCCGGCTTCCACTGAAGCCTTGCGACGGCCGCCGCGCCGGCGTCAGAGCCAGCGCTTCCACTTGAAATAGAGATAGGGCAGTGCCCCGGCGAACGCCATCACCGCCAGGGCGGCGGGATAGCCCCAGCTCCAGTCCAGCTCCGGCATGACCTTGAAGTTCATGCCGTAGATCGAGGCGACCAGCGTCGGCGGCATCAGCACCACCGACAGCACGGCGAAGATCTTGATGATGTTGTTCTGCTCGATCGACACCATGCCGACCACCGCGTCGAGCAGCAGCTGGGCCTTGCTGGTGAGATAGTCGGCGTGCAGCGCCAGCGATTCGACGTCGCGCCGCATGGTGCGCACGTCCGCCTGCAGGGTGCGCACCGGCGCGGCGCCTTCGATGTCGGCCGTCAGGAACAGGAGCAGGCGCGCCAGCGAGACCAGGCTTTCGCGCGCCTTGGAGATCAGGTCCGCCCGGCGGCCGAGCGCGCGCATGTCCTCCTTGTAGAAGCGGGCGTGGTCGTCGCTGTCCGGCGCGAACACCGAGCGCGACAGGGCGTCGAGGTCGTCGCCCACCTTCTCCAGGATGTCGGCCAGCCGGTCGACGATCGTGTCCAGCAGCCCGCCGAGCACGGCCTCGCCGGTGGCGCCGGTCGAATCGGGCTTGGCCGCCCGGGCGCAGTAGAGCGCGAAGGGCTTGGGATCGTCGTAGCGCACGGTCACCAGCGCGTCGCCGTGCAGGATGAAGGTGACGGCCGTCACCGACGGGACGCCGGTGTCGGTCTTCATCACCAGCACGGCGGTGAGGAAGCGCGAGCCGTTCTCGACATAGAGCCGGCTCGACGGCTCGATCTCGCGCATTTCCTCGCGGGTCGGCACCTCGACGCCGATCGATGCCTCGACCAGCTTCTCCTCCTCCCGCGTCGGCGAGACCAGGTCGATCCACACGGCCCGCCGGACGGCAGCCGCGTCGTTGCCGATCGGCGTCAGCGCGCCGCCCTCGGCGCCATAGGCGGACAGCATGTCGATCCCTGCTTGCTGTGGCGACGGGGGTCGAGTAGCACGGCCTCCCGCCTCCGTCACTGCGTCGCCATGCCCTCCATCGTCGAAGCCTTCGCCACCGGGTTCCTGGTCGGAGCCGGGCTGATCGTCGCCATCGGCGCCCAGAACGCCTTCGTGCTGCGCCAGGGGCTGCTGCGCCGCCACGTGCTGCCGGTGGTCGCCATCTGCGCCGCCGCGGATGCGGCGCTGATCGCGGCGGGCGTCGCCGGGCTCGGCAGCCTGGTGACCGCCTCGCCGCTGCTGCTGGCTCTGGCGCGCCTTGGCGGCGCGCTGTTTCTCGCCGCCTATGGGCTGATGGCGTTGCGCCGCGCCTTCCGGTCCGAGAGCCTGCGCGGGGAGGGGGAGGCGGCGCCGACTCTCGGCGCGGCGCTGGCGGCATGCCTCGCCTTCACCTTCCTCAATCCGCATGTCTATCTCGACACGGTGGTGCTGATCGGCGCGCTGTCCGGCCGCTTCGCCGGGACGGCGAAGCTCGCCTATGGCCTCGGCGCGGCGACCGCTTCGCTCGTCTGGTTCTCCGCCCTCGGCTTCGGCGCCCGCCTGCTGGCCCCGGTCTTCGCCCGGCCGCTCGCCTGGCGCATCCTCGACCTCGCCGTCGCCGCGATCATGCTGCTGATCGCCGCGCGCCTCGCGGCCGAGGCGATGGCCGCGTAAAGCCGTTCATGGTATGATCCCACCGTTTCCGGTGGAGGTTGGCATGCGCGCCTTCATGACCATCCTGTCGGGCTTCCTGGCCTGGCTGTGCAGGGCCTTCGAAGTCAGGCCCGAGACCATCGCCGACGGCCGGCGCGGCAACCTGCCGCCGCCCTCCGGCGGCATCGCCTCGTTCTAGCGTCGTGCTTTGGTTCCTGACCATTGTCTCGGAAGCACAACACAACGCATTGAACCGGCCCGGAACCCTGGAGGCCGTCGCGCCTCTCGGAGAGGGGCGTCACGCTGCCGATGTCGAGGCCGGCTCGGACCCGGCCAGGCGCGCCTGCAATCGCCGTCCGGATCCGGACCGTGCCGGCCGCCGGGCGGATCGCGGCGCAGCGGGGGCGTGACGCGGACCGGCCATATTGCGTTGAATCCATGTCACAGTTCCGCATTTTTGCCGCACTCTCATTGACTCCAGGTCCCTCGCAACCCTTGGTTAACCGTGGCTATGCACGGTGCGTTAACGGCTGCGGCCGTGGCGGAAGGCCGGCCTCCCATCTGCCGGCGTCGATTGAGAGGTTTGCAATGAACTGGCTTCGCATGGCGGTGGTGGCCGCCGCCTGTGTCACGCTCGGGGCCTGCGCCTATGACACCACGCCCGATCCGGTGCTGTCTTCTCGCGACGCCGAGTTCATGGCGCTGATCCCCAAGGCGACGCCGGACAAGTTCTATTCGCGCTACATGGTCGACAATCCCACCGGCGAGCCGGCGGGCACCATCGTGGTCGAGACCAAGCAGCGGCTGCTCTACTTCACCATGCCCGACGGCAAGGCGATGCGTTACGGCGTGGCGCTCGGCCGCGACGGCTATGGCTGGACCGGCGAGGCGGTGGTGCACCACAAGGCGGAATGGCCGGATTGGAACCCGCCGGCCGACATGATGGCCCGCTGGCCGCAGGTGCGGCCGACCAAGGGGGGCTGGACCAATCCGCTGGGGGCCCGGGCGCTCTATCTCTACCAGGACGGCAAGGACACGATGTTCCGCATCCACGGCACCAACGAGCCGGAGAAGATCGGCCGTGGCGTGTCGTCCGGCTGCATCCGCATGCTGAACATCGACGTGATCGACCTCTACAACCGCGTGCCCGCCGGCACCCGCGTCATCGTGCGCTGACCGCAGGGCGTTTCACGCGGCACGACGGCCGGCCTTCCCGGTCCGGGGCGGGCATGCCCGGCGCCCGGGGGGGCATTCAGCACAGGCGGCGCGGTCCTCGCGGCTGCGTCGGCACGGTCAGGACGGCCGTCGCGGCCGTTCAGGCAGCGTCATCACCAAGGCTCGCGCCGCCCTTCGGGCTGCGCGATCGTCACGGATGACGCCGCCCTTCGGGCTGCGCGATCGTCACAGATGACGCTGCCCTTCGGGCTGCGTCGGGGAGCGGCCGGAGCCTTCTGCCTCACGACTGGGCGTCGATCTGCGTCCAGTGCGGGGTCTCCGCGCTCATCTGGCGCGGCTCCTTGCTCTTGTCCTTGACGCTCACCGCGGCTGCCACTGCCGCCAGGCCGATTTTTCTGTAACGATCCTCCAGTTTCTCGCGCGGCGGCGCCGGCGGCGGCTGGAGACGCGATCTGTCCTCATCCATCGAACTGGTATCCTCAAGTCTTGTTCTTGTCGCTGCATTGCACAACATTTGTGCACTGGTGGCAAGAACTTAGGCATAATTCTACATGGAAATCGGCGTTTTATGTGACGCAAATGCGACAATTACGCATCCTCACGCGACGGCAGGCGCGCCGCCGAGCCGGACCAGGGTGATCTCCGGCGGGACGCCGAAGCGCATCGGCAGGATGCTCATGCCGAGCCCGGCCGAGACCACGAGGTCGCGGTCACCTTCCCGATAATGACCATGCACATAGGCGCGCTGGCCGGGGAGGGAGGGCCGGACCAGCGGTCCGACCACCGGCAGCCGCACCTGGCCGCCATGGGTATGGCCGGACAGGGTGAGCGCGATGCGCGATGGCACGCGCGGGAAGACGAACGGCTCGTGCGCCAGCAGGATCGCCGGGGCGCCGTCGCCGATCTGGGCCAGCGTTGCCGGCAGGTCGTCGGCACCGAGCCAGCGCCCGCGCACCCGGCGCACGCATTGGTCGCCGAGGCCGAGCAGCCAGAACGGCCGGCCGTCCTTGGCGAGGCGCGCCGCCCGGTTCTCCAGCAGCGGTATGCCGTTGGCGGCGAAGGCGGCGCGCACGTCGCGGGCGCCATGCGCCCACATGTCGTGGTTGCCGAGCACGGCATGGACCCCGAGCGGCGCCTTGAGCGTGGCGAGGGCGGCGGCGCAGTCGCTCATGGCGACCTTGCGCGTGATGCCGCCGAGGCTTTCCAGGCCGGTCTCGTAGTCGCCGGCCAGCAGCACCAGGTCGGCACCGAGCGTGTTGGTGAAGGCGGCGATCGCGGCGATGCGCTCGGCGCTCATCCACGGCTCGATCGCATGCACGTCGGCGACGATGGCGATGCTGAGGGGCAGGTCGGCCGGCCAGGCCCTCGGCGCGATGGCGTGGTCGGCGACGGTCAGCCGCAGGATCGGCTCGACGCCGAAGGCATAGCCGCCGAGCCCGAGGCCAGCGCCTGCCGCAGCGCCGGCGCCGATCAGGAATTGACGGCGGGTGAGCATTCCAGGCCGGTCTCCGCAGTGGGTGGCCGCAGGCACCGGCGGCACGTTTCAGTCGGCTTCCCCCGCGGGCGCAGCGCCCTGCTGCTCTGCCTGCGGGAAGCGTCCCGGCTCGATCCGGGACGGCTGCGGCTCGAAGCCCTGTCTCGGCGACGGGGCCCGGCAGGTGCCCTGTCAGGCGGCCTGGCTGTCGTCGCGAAGGCAGAAGGGCAGCTCGTGCCGGGGCTTCTCCACCGTCTTCTCCTTGCGGGCGACCTGCGCTGCCGCCGCGGCGACGGCGGGGATGCCGATCTCGCGATAGAGGCGCTCCAGCTGCTCGCGGGCGCCGGAGCGCTGGTGGGAGGGGGTACGCGGGTTGTGATACTCGGACATTGTCTACTCCATGACGCAGGGCCTCTGCAGGCATCGGCCCCGGCGCTTTGTTCGCCGCCAATTGCAGCATCGAAAAGGCGGACTTGTGAAATGGCGGCGGCGATCGAAATACGCCGCCGGACTGTGGCAAAGTTAGCGAAAGCCTGATGAATGTCGGATTAACCGCCCCTTCATGTCAGCCCATATTGGGACGGATACCGCCGGGCGATCGGCAAGGACTGTGCCATGCGGCACAGACATGCCGGCCCGAGGCGGCAGGGCCGGCGCGGCGTGCGGAGCATCTGGGCCTTTCCATGCCGGCTGCGGGCGGCCATCATGGCGAGGGAGGTTCCACCATGCCGGCTTCCGCCTGGATGATCGCCCTGGTCCCGGTCGTCGCAGCCGTCATCGGTGCGGCGGTGGCGACCCGTCTGCGCCCCGGCCCGGTGGTGGTCAGCGCCATCCAGCATTTCGCCGCCGGTGTCGTCTTCGCCGCGGCGGCCGGCGAGATCCTGCCCGACGTCATGCATGGCGGTTCGCCCGTCGCCACGGTGGTGGGCGGCGCGGCCGGCGTCGCTGCCATGCTGCTGGTCGGCCGGCTGGAGGAGCGCGTCGCCGGCCCGGTCGGCCTGCTGGCCGCAGCCGGTCTCGACATCCTGATCG carries:
- a CDS encoding glutathione S-transferase N-terminal domain-containing protein, with the translated sequence MSDLSAFPITRRWPAQHPDRLQLYSLPTPNGVKVSIALEEIRLPYEPHTIDIGKNESWTPEFLSLNPNGKIPAIIDPDGPGGKPLGLFESGAILVYLAEKTGQLMSADPARRYETIQWVFFQMAAVGPMFGQVGFFYKFAGREIEDKRPLQRYQAESKRLLGVLETRLEGRDWIMGEDYTIADISLLGWVRNLIGFYGAGNLVEFDTLKRVPAWLERCLARPAVQRGLAIPARP
- a CDS encoding M23 family metallopeptidase, whose product is MRAQHTFSSLDGNAGSVSLQPPPHRWGSEPPLYVGQGSAPAKRAINLRWLAATILAGSTGAGLMTAVVVSTSDQGTTVSRPQFASPPPIDAAATGANVARMGDKLLQTYDAASGHQVLRLSTATKLGDHEVIKVEPFSRVIANLVLQHGEEASRVPSFASINRNPDPEPAAATPAPDPDEGEVSIKTHPIGDEPVGPDSGPTLTADQVAAGARAAASADGDAGPAAFPPQFLAQQDDAPDSLAYAPPDAADSSTIDIRIAPENVTQVGKTPSAESLSSSETTVPVKAGETLASILQRLGSSPDDAKAAATALGDAGNLQEGQRLRVAIVAPGPGEPRRPVRVAVYTGDAIEGAVALADDGGFVEVQAPGVNPDDGGDAVAAGDATTMSLYQSIYETALKQQVPEAVIPDLVRAFADVTDLSAPVRPGDTMELFYQEGSGHEGIRYAALGVGGELRRCYWYRPAGQESGDFFDEDGHSIHRLLLRKPLEAGVITSPFGYRRHPIFGVGRMHTGVDIADKLGTPIRATGDGMVVKITTTGGYGRHVEVQHANGYVTTYSHMGGFGPGIVVGKRVKMGQIVGYIGMTGFSTGPHVHYEVKINGNFVDPMRIKLPQTMDLADAALEQFKRRRDRIDEVMNRTSAVPGTAGAPRPLDGG
- a CDS encoding magnesium transporter CorA family protein, which encodes MLSAYGAEGGALTPIGNDAAAVRRAVWIDLVSPTREEEKLVEASIGVEVPTREEMREIEPSSRLYVENGSRFLTAVLVMKTDTGVPSVTAVTFILHGDALVTVRYDDPKPFALYCARAAKPDSTGATGEAVLGGLLDTIVDRLADILEKVGDDLDALSRSVFAPDSDDHARFYKEDMRALGRRADLISKARESLVSLARLLLFLTADIEGAAPVRTLQADVRTMRRDVESLALHADYLTSKAQLLLDAVVGMVSIEQNNIIKIFAVLSVVLMPPTLVASIYGMNFKVMPELDWSWGYPAALAVMAFAGALPYLYFKWKRWL
- a CDS encoding LysE/ArgO family amino acid transporter; protein product: MPSIVEAFATGFLVGAGLIVAIGAQNAFVLRQGLLRRHVLPVVAICAAADAALIAAGVAGLGSLVTASPLLLALARLGGALFLAAYGLMALRRAFRSESLRGEGEAAPTLGAALAACLAFTFLNPHVYLDTVVLIGALSGRFAGTAKLAYGLGAATASLVWFSALGFGARLLAPVFARPLAWRILDLAVAAIMLLIAARLAAEAMAA
- a CDS encoding L,D-transpeptidase translates to MNWLRMAVVAAACVTLGACAYDTTPDPVLSSRDAEFMALIPKATPDKFYSRYMVDNPTGEPAGTIVVETKQRLLYFTMPDGKAMRYGVALGRDGYGWTGEAVVHHKAEWPDWNPPADMMARWPQVRPTKGGWTNPLGARALYLYQDGKDTMFRIHGTNEPEKIGRGVSSGCIRMLNIDVIDLYNRVPAGTRVIVR
- a CDS encoding metallophosphoesterase — encoded protein: MLTRRQFLIGAGAAAGAGLGLGGYAFGVEPILRLTVADHAIAPRAWPADLPLSIAIVADVHAIEPWMSAERIAAIAAFTNTLGADLVLLAGDYETGLESLGGITRKVAMSDCAAALATLKAPLGVHAVLGNHDMWAHGARDVRAAFAANGIPLLENRAARLAKDGRPFWLLGLGDQCVRRVRGRWLGADDLPATLAQIGDGAPAILLAHEPFVFPRVPSRIALTLSGHTHGGQVRLPVVGPLVRPSLPGQRAYVHGHYREGDRDLVVSAGLGMSILPMRFGVPPEITLVRLGGAPAVA